Proteins from a single region of Phormidium ambiguum IAM M-71:
- a CDS encoding CsbD family protein has product MSVEDRLNAVAKNIEGKVQEGMSEVTGNPQDKVEGRAKQREAAAMHAKEDLKDQAKRIIDRA; this is encoded by the coding sequence ATGAGTGTTGAAGATCGTTTGAATGCAGTTGCTAAAAATATTGAGGGCAAAGTTCAAGAAGGAATGAGCGAAGTAACAGGGAATCCTCAAGATAAAGTAGAAGGTAGAGCTAAGCAAAGAGAAGCTGCGGCAATGCACGCTAAAGAAGATTTAAAAGATCAAGCAAAACGAATTATCGACAGAGCTTAA
- a CDS encoding DUF29 family protein, which produces MTQEFLDLRSSILEGRYDDALAIVDELEGMSKQAIIRNIESFLERLMIHLIKNQIEQILTNFWANSISDSIRQIKKLNLKDNKTSYYINGDEWQSLFEENLEAAIRPASLEVLNGQLKPKQLSARLDKEQLIEFAQKLIDLTYTYSAKDLPGVVDDVLARLPGGEEWYGD; this is translated from the coding sequence ATGACACAGGAGTTTCTGGATTTAAGAAGCAGTATTTTAGAGGGAAGATATGATGATGCTTTGGCAATTGTTGACGAACTAGAAGGGATGAGCAAACAAGCGATTATTCGGAATATAGAGTCTTTTTTAGAAAGATTGATGATCCACTTAATTAAAAATCAAATTGAACAAATACTAACTAATTTTTGGGCTAATTCAATTTCCGATTCAATTCGGCAAATCAAAAAGCTGAATCTTAAAGATAATAAAACTTCCTATTACATCAATGGTGACGAATGGCAATCTTTGTTTGAAGAAAACTTAGAAGCGGCGATTCGTCCGGCAAGTTTAGAAGTGTTGAATGGACAATTAAAACCTAAACAATTGTCGGCTAGATTGGATAAAGAGCAATTGATAGAATTTGCTCAAAAATTGATTGATTTAACTTACACTTATTCAGCGAAAGATTTACCTGGAGTTGTAGATGATGTGTTAGCTCGACTTCCAGGTGGTGAAGAGTGGTACGGTGACTAA
- a CDS encoding PDGLE domain-containing protein, with product MTTNNSQIRNRALIISGLGIALLIGVFLSPFASSDPDGLDRVSQDLKFEDKAIEDAPAKKLPFYGVFDEYALRGVPEGVATPLAGLVGTLVTFGLAWGIGKLVIRGSNLSDDNNHSDSSENSL from the coding sequence ATGACTACTAACAATTCCCAAATACGTAACCGCGCCTTAATCATCAGCGGTTTAGGTATAGCACTGTTAATAGGTGTTTTCCTTTCCCCTTTTGCTAGTTCCGATCCTGATGGCTTGGATCGAGTTTCTCAAGACTTAAAATTTGAGGATAAAGCCATAGAAGATGCCCCGGCAAAAAAGTTACCTTTCTATGGAGTATTTGATGAATACGCCCTTAGAGGTGTTCCCGAAGGAGTAGCAACTCCCCTAGCAGGTTTAGTTGGTACTTTAGTAACTTTTGGCTTAGCTTGGGGCATTGGTAAATTGGTGATTCGCGGTTCTAATTTATCCGATGATAATAATCATTCAGATTCTTCAGAAAACTCTCTTTAA
- the petG gene encoding cytochrome b6-f complex subunit V, which translates to MVEPLLSGIVLGLVLVTLAGLFVAAYLQYKRGNQLGI; encoded by the coding sequence GTGGTAGAACCCCTTCTTTCAGGAATTGTGCTGGGCTTAGTGCTTGTAACCCTGGCTGGGTTGTTTGTTGCTGCTTACTTACAGTACAAGCGTGGTAATCAGTTGGGAATCTAA
- a CDS encoding ferritin-like domain-containing protein has product MRELDQQKTIALLNSIMEFELAGVVRYTHYSLMVTGPNRIPIVQFFKAQANESLLHAQQVGEILTGLEGHPSLRIAPMEETYKHTVKDILQESLNHEKTALNLYKNLLETVEDASIYLEEFARTMIGQEELHNIEIKKMLRDFS; this is encoded by the coding sequence ATGAGAGAACTAGACCAACAAAAAACGATCGCCCTACTCAACTCGATCATGGAATTTGAATTAGCAGGGGTAGTCCGCTATACTCACTACTCTTTGATGGTAACAGGGCCAAATCGAATTCCGATCGTACAATTTTTCAAAGCCCAAGCCAACGAATCTTTACTCCACGCCCAACAAGTAGGAGAAATTCTCACTGGCTTAGAAGGACATCCTAGCCTAAGAATCGCACCAATGGAAGAAACTTACAAACATACTGTAAAAGATATTTTGCAGGAAAGCCTAAATCACGAAAAAACAGCGCTAAATTTGTATAAAAACCTTCTAGAAACAGTAGAAGATGCCAGCATTTATTTAGAAGAATTCGCTCGCACCATGATTGGGCAAGAAGAATTACACAACATAGAAATCAAAAAAATGTTGCGGGATTTTAGCTAA
- a CDS encoding FTR1 family iron permease, with product MDFTAALPTFVITLREGVEAALVVGIVLALLKKAKQTKLNPWVYAGIGAGIIASGLVGLLIGWIFQLLSTSNSQLGAVIEPFLEAAFGLGAIAMLSWMLIWMTQQAKSLKYQVEGAVNAALQNNAVAGWGIFTLIFIAVLREGFETVLFIIGKFQQGLIPTIGALSGLAVAAGIGVLLFKWGIKINIRRFFQIMGVLLLLIVAGLVISALGDLDAGMKTLSQMNRQSEGFCFYYERFAKNPSCILGPMVWNLSTVLPQNQFPGLILRTLFGYTDKLYQVQAIAYVLFLLTIGGLYFRSLNGKSPVPKRNSKDPLTNREKSASS from the coding sequence ATGGATTTTACTGCTGCTTTACCAACATTTGTCATTACCCTCAGAGAAGGAGTAGAAGCCGCTTTAGTAGTGGGAATTGTGCTGGCTTTATTGAAAAAAGCCAAACAAACTAAACTTAACCCTTGGGTTTATGCAGGAATTGGCGCGGGAATTATTGCCAGTGGATTAGTAGGTTTACTAATAGGCTGGATCTTCCAATTATTAAGTACTTCTAACTCACAATTAGGGGCTGTAATTGAGCCATTTTTAGAAGCAGCTTTTGGGCTAGGTGCGATCGCCATGCTTAGCTGGATGTTAATCTGGATGACACAGCAAGCAAAATCCCTGAAATATCAAGTAGAAGGTGCAGTTAACGCCGCACTCCAAAACAACGCAGTTGCCGGATGGGGAATTTTTACCTTAATTTTTATCGCCGTCTTACGCGAAGGATTTGAAACCGTTCTGTTTATCATCGGCAAATTTCAACAAGGTTTAATTCCGACCATTGGCGCACTTAGCGGCTTAGCCGTAGCCGCCGGAATCGGCGTACTGTTATTTAAATGGGGAATCAAAATTAATATCCGTCGCTTCTTTCAAATCATGGGAGTTTTATTACTCCTAATTGTCGCCGGATTAGTAATTTCTGCACTGGGAGACTTAGATGCAGGAATGAAAACTCTCTCTCAAATGAATCGTCAATCAGAAGGTTTTTGTTTTTACTATGAAAGATTTGCCAAAAACCCTTCCTGTATTTTAGGCCCAATGGTTTGGAATCTCAGTACAGTTCTACCTCAAAATCAGTTTCCCGGTTTAATTTTGCGGACTCTTTTTGGCTACACCGATAAACTTTATCAAGTGCAAGCCATAGCTTATGTGCTATTTTTACTCACCATTGGCGGACTTTATTTCCGCAGCTTGAATGGTAAAAGCCCAGTACCTAAAAGGAATAGTAAAGACCCTTTAACAAATAGAGAAAAATCTGCCAGTTCTTAA
- a CDS encoding c-type cytochrome, with amino-acid sequence MDKQLTKPETIIGQLTLVVLALVLAIFLGMVIFHQWQMSDPYIKSVMSLTGDPVRGNAIFQMNCAGCHGYQADGRVGPSLQGISKHKSQISLIQQVISGKTPPMPQFQPGTQEMADLLSYLEKL; translated from the coding sequence GTGGATAAGCAACTTACAAAACCAGAAACAATAATTGGACAACTCACCTTAGTCGTTCTCGCACTAGTGCTGGCAATCTTTTTAGGGATGGTGATTTTTCATCAGTGGCAAATGTCCGACCCATATATTAAGAGTGTTATGTCTCTGACAGGCGATCCCGTTAGGGGTAATGCGATCTTTCAAATGAACTGTGCTGGATGTCATGGTTATCAAGCAGATGGTCGAGTTGGCCCCAGCTTGCAAGGTATATCCAAGCATAAATCACAAATTAGCTTAATTCAGCAGGTGATTAGTGGCAAAACTCCACCAATGCCACAATTTCAACCAGGAACACAAGAAATGGCAGATCTCCTTAGTTATCTGGAAAAGCTGTAA
- a CDS encoding energy-coupling factor ABC transporter permease: MGSFVTFDISFSRWLNWVIQPQLALHIPDGFLSLPVSLVCWILAIGLIALCLNRVQGQYQEKAVPLMGVCAAFIFAAQMINFPIPGGTSGHLLGGTLAGVLLGPWAGSLVMVVVFIVQAAIFQDGGLTVLGANITNMGLVGTFGGYYVYRTIRYAIGRDTWTGVAVGTVVASWLSVFVAAILTAFQLALSGTVPLGIALSAMAFWHILIGIGEALITLAAVSFIWRTRPDLIYHPPRKINPSRPLISR, from the coding sequence ATGGGTTCATTCGTGACATTTGATATTTCATTTTCCAGATGGCTAAATTGGGTCATTCAACCACAGCTAGCCTTACATATCCCAGATGGGTTTTTAAGCTTACCTGTCAGCTTAGTTTGTTGGATATTAGCGATCGGGCTAATAGCCTTATGCTTAAATCGAGTTCAAGGGCAATATCAAGAAAAAGCAGTCCCGTTAATGGGAGTTTGCGCTGCCTTCATTTTTGCTGCCCAAATGATTAATTTCCCCATCCCCGGAGGCACTTCTGGACACTTGTTAGGAGGGACACTTGCAGGTGTTTTATTAGGCCCTTGGGCTGGTTCTTTAGTAATGGTAGTAGTGTTTATTGTGCAAGCCGCAATCTTTCAAGATGGAGGATTGACTGTGTTAGGGGCAAACATTACTAACATGGGCTTAGTTGGCACATTTGGCGGTTATTATGTGTATCGCACGATTCGTTATGCCATAGGTCGAGATACTTGGACAGGAGTAGCCGTTGGTACAGTAGTTGCCAGTTGGTTAAGTGTCTTTGTCGCAGCAATTTTAACAGCATTTCAATTAGCTTTATCTGGTACTGTTCCATTAGGAATTGCTTTAAGTGCAATGGCTTTTTGGCACATTTTAATTGGCATTGGAGAAGCATTAATTACATTAGCAGCAGTAAGTTTCATTTGGCGAACCAGACCAGATTTAATTTACCATCCACCGCGAAAAATTAATCCTTCTCGTCCTCTAATATCTCGCTAA
- a CDS encoding energy-coupling factor ABC transporter ATP-binding protein yields MHHNPIFIENLSYNYPDGTQALKNINLTIKANERVALIGANGSGKSTLQLHLNGIILPQEGQVKIGEWIVNTENLQKVRNFVGLVFQNPDNQLFMPTVWEDVAFGPMNQGLRDRQLSERVLKAMAAVSIDPEHYGQRNTENLSGGEKKRIAIAGVLAMNPQVLVLDEPSAQLDPRSRRELITLLQSLSITQLIATHDLDLALEICDRTIVLSQGEVVFDGKTEQVMSNSDFLIQHSLEAPLCYSRPYCLLTDAPKNVTPSLQELTHHQH; encoded by the coding sequence ATGCACCATAATCCCATTTTCATTGAAAACCTCAGCTACAATTACCCAGATGGTACACAAGCACTGAAAAACATTAACTTAACTATTAAAGCTAATGAACGAGTCGCTTTAATTGGTGCTAATGGTTCGGGAAAATCAACGTTACAATTGCACTTAAATGGGATTATTTTGCCCCAAGAGGGACAGGTAAAAATTGGCGAATGGATAGTTAATACAGAAAATTTACAAAAAGTCCGAAATTTTGTCGGGTTGGTATTTCAAAATCCTGACAATCAATTATTTATGCCGACTGTTTGGGAAGATGTGGCTTTTGGGCCGATGAATCAAGGTTTACGCGATCGGCAATTAAGCGAAAGAGTACTCAAAGCAATGGCAGCAGTTAGCATCGATCCCGAACATTACGGACAAAGAAATACTGAGAATTTGTCGGGTGGTGAAAAGAAACGAATTGCGATCGCTGGAGTTCTAGCAATGAACCCTCAAGTGTTAGTATTAGACGAACCTTCCGCCCAGTTAGATCCTCGTTCTCGCCGGGAATTAATTACTTTATTACAAAGTTTATCGATCACTCAATTAATCGCTACCCATGATTTAGATTTAGCTTTGGAAATTTGCGATCGCACGATTGTTTTAAGTCAAGGTGAAGTAGTATTTGATGGCAAAACTGAGCAAGTAATGAGTAATTCTGACTTTCTAATTCAACATTCTTTAGAAGCACCTCTGTGCTACAGCCGCCCCTATTGTTTACTTACAGACGCACCGAAAAATGTCACTCCATCCTTGCAAGAACTTACTCATCATCAACACTGA
- a CDS encoding ComEA family DNA-binding protein gives MKLLQSLSVTISLVSLVAISACSTTESKQNSSEVKVATNTTTTATTNHNGHSSHQQKININNAILSELDKLEAKLGIPALSNKIQASRPYANVEELVSKQVISQAEFDKIKDMVTIEDIVLTGEAKDVDYMTKLGLMKGHLLVAKELLDKQQPKQAEPHIGHPVEEIYVDVEDQLNERNVKEFKTTLITLQDLVKSKPKDTKIATEFTNSMQAVDSAIQGIPETQRNSPEFVLKVINGLLDAANSEYGAAIANGKISAAIEYQDSRGFVNYANTLYKGIAAQVAKQNPEAHKAIETSMTELRKAWPDATPPAAPVLTPVQVSQLVKTIEQNSQKITR, from the coding sequence ATGAAACTTTTACAATCCTTGTCTGTTACGATTTCGCTGGTTAGTTTAGTAGCGATTTCTGCTTGTAGCACTACTGAAAGCAAACAAAATAGCTCAGAAGTGAAAGTGGCGACTAATACTACCACAACCGCAACTACAAATCATAATGGTCATAGCAGTCACCAGCAAAAAATTAACATTAACAACGCCATTTTGTCAGAATTAGATAAGTTAGAAGCTAAATTAGGAATTCCGGCATTATCTAATAAAATTCAAGCCAGTCGCCCTTATGCAAATGTGGAAGAATTAGTTTCCAAACAAGTAATTAGCCAAGCCGAATTTGACAAAATTAAAGACATGGTAACAATTGAGGATATTGTCCTCACTGGTGAAGCTAAAGATGTCGATTACATGACAAAATTGGGATTAATGAAAGGGCATCTTTTAGTAGCGAAAGAACTGTTAGATAAACAACAACCAAAGCAAGCCGAACCGCATATCGGACATCCAGTAGAAGAAATTTATGTAGATGTTGAAGATCAGCTAAATGAAAGAAATGTCAAAGAGTTCAAAACTACTTTAATTACTTTGCAAGACTTAGTAAAATCTAAACCAAAAGATACTAAAATTGCGACAGAATTTACTAATTCTATGCAAGCGGTAGATAGTGCAATTCAGGGAATACCAGAAACTCAAAGAAATTCACCCGAATTTGTATTAAAGGTAATCAATGGGTTGTTAGATGCGGCTAACTCGGAGTATGGGGCGGCGATCGCAAATGGTAAAATTTCCGCAGCGATTGAGTATCAGGATTCTCGCGGCTTTGTCAACTATGCTAATACCCTGTATAAAGGGATAGCCGCACAAGTGGCAAAACAAAATCCAGAAGCACACAAAGCGATCGAAACTAGCATGACAGAACTGAGAAAAGCTTGGCCAGATGCTACTCCCCCAGCCGCACCAGTATTAACACCAGTCCAAGTTTCTCAATTAGTTAAAACAATAGAACAAAATAGTCAAAAAATAACTAGATAA
- the cbiQ gene encoding cobalt ECF transporter T component CbiQ, with protein sequence MLLHINAFHLDINSKQSSFWHSLSPKTRVLCTLLFVFAIALTPNGRWWTWAIYTIGVLGLVLVSKVSLPVLLKRIAVEFAFVAVILFGTLFRSGGEIVWSWGIIKITSEGLTVLGSVTIKALLSLLMLNLLTLTTSVPALLNGLIALKMPPLLVAILASMYRYISVLIGEFNAMRRAATSRNLTKSSSWQRQIIGNMIGALFIRTYERGDRIYQAMLARGYQGVPPIFDLPAGGKRDILALTFTLVLALLGQAIYII encoded by the coding sequence ATGCTACTACACATCAACGCTTTTCACTTAGACATCAATAGTAAACAGTCTAGTTTTTGGCATTCTCTATCCCCAAAAACTCGCGTTCTTTGTACTCTTCTCTTCGTATTTGCGATCGCATTAACTCCCAATGGTCGCTGGTGGACTTGGGCAATTTATACGATCGGTGTACTTGGTTTAGTCTTAGTAAGCAAGGTATCTTTGCCAGTACTCTTGAAGCGCATAGCTGTAGAATTTGCCTTTGTTGCAGTAATTCTTTTTGGGACTTTGTTCCGCAGTGGCGGCGAAATTGTTTGGTCTTGGGGAATTATCAAGATTACTTCTGAAGGTTTGACTGTTTTGGGTAGCGTCACTATTAAAGCTTTGCTATCTTTATTAATGTTAAATCTGTTAACCTTAACTACTTCCGTCCCGGCTTTGTTGAATGGGTTAATTGCTTTAAAAATGCCTCCTTTATTAGTAGCAATATTGGCTTCGATGTATCGTTACATTAGCGTATTAATTGGCGAATTTAATGCCATGCGTCGGGCAGCAACTTCGCGTAATTTGACGAAAAGTAGTAGTTGGCAACGTCAAATAATTGGTAATATGATTGGTGCTTTATTTATTCGCACTTATGAAAGAGGCGATCGCATTTATCAAGCAATGTTGGCACGAGGATATCAAGGCGTACCACCTATATTTGATTTACCTGCTGGAGGAAAACGTGATATCTTAGCTTTAACTTTCACCCTAGTTTTAGCATTATTAGGACAAGCAATTTATATCATTTAG
- a CDS encoding YqaE/Pmp3 family membrane protein, whose protein sequence is MDIVRIIIAIFLPPLGVFLQVGFGGQFWLNILLTLLGYVPGLVHAIWIIAKVK, encoded by the coding sequence ATGGATATTGTTCGGATCATCATCGCTATCTTTTTGCCACCTTTAGGAGTATTCCTGCAAGTCGGTTTCGGCGGACAATTTTGGTTAAATATTCTCTTGACATTACTGGGTTATGTTCCCGGATTAGTCCATGCGATTTGGATTATTGCCAAAGTAAAATAG
- a CDS encoding multicopper oxidase domain-containing protein codes for MSDRFLPEKGKPWNRRQLLKLGLLGGVGITGAALALQTSLVRSKGKVLVPPIPSDTPDFGNGVSPMVILRDFDYGTVKRENGRTIREFRITAKSSTVQLNSAVSFNTWNCNGRVPGPTLRAQEGDRVRILFFNQGGHSHSLHFHGTHRAESDGVKPILNGKATIYEFDAEPYGLHLYHCHIEPVTRHIAKGLYGLFIVDPPGGRSPADEMVMVMGGYDINDDNRNEIYAFNGLPDYYMRYPIPIYKDQLIRLYVLNMIEYEAAVTFHLHANFFDVYRTGMSLKPSEKTDVITMGVAERHILEFTYRYPGKYMFHPHQDALAENGCMGLFNVLEFET; via the coding sequence ATGAGCGATCGCTTTTTGCCAGAGAAAGGGAAACCTTGGAACCGCCGACAACTATTAAAACTAGGTTTATTGGGCGGAGTAGGAATCACGGGTGCAGCACTTGCCTTGCAAACTTCCCTTGTTAGATCGAAAGGAAAAGTGTTAGTGCCACCCATACCCAGCGATACACCTGACTTTGGCAATGGTGTTAGTCCAATGGTAATCCTGCGAGATTTTGATTATGGCACCGTAAAACGGGAAAATGGGCGAACAATCCGCGAATTTCGCATTACAGCCAAAAGTTCCACCGTCCAGCTAAATAGTGCTGTTTCTTTCAACACTTGGAATTGTAATGGGCGAGTGCCGGGGCCAACTTTACGCGCCCAAGAAGGCGATCGCGTCCGCATATTATTCTTCAATCAAGGCGGACATTCCCACTCTTTGCATTTTCATGGTACTCACCGCGCCGAAAGTGATGGGGTAAAACCTATTCTCAACGGCAAAGCTACAATTTATGAATTCGATGCCGAACCTTATGGTTTACATCTTTATCATTGTCATATTGAACCAGTAACTCGTCACATTGCCAAGGGACTTTACGGTTTATTTATTGTCGATCCGCCAGGAGGTCGATCGCCTGCCGATGAAATGGTAATGGTAATGGGTGGCTACGATATTAATGACGATAATCGCAATGAAATTTACGCCTTTAATGGGTTGCCCGATTATTATATGCGCTACCCAATTCCTATTTATAAAGACCAATTAATTAGGCTTTACGTTCTCAATATGATCGAATATGAAGCCGCAGTAACCTTTCATTTACACGCCAATTTTTTCGACGTTTATCGCACTGGAATGTCTCTCAAACCAAGTGAAAAAACTGATGTAATTACAATGGGAGTCGCTGAACGTCACATCTTGGAATTTACCTATCGTTATCCAGGTAAATATATGTTTCATCCCCATCAAGATGCACTGGCAGAAAATGGTTGTATGGGTTTGTTTAATGTACTGGAATTTGAGACTTGA